ATTGTTCAACTTAAGTGTCATTATCTTTATGAATTataatatttcttcttcttttacttTGCTGTTCCTTTTTCCATTTTCCTAGATAAAATATATGAAGAGTGAGTGTTATATCATTTTTATATCAAGCTCTACTTTGTCACATCTACATGTTGTTCTTGTTTATTGACATAGGTCACAGGTTTTGATAAGTACATCTTTGTTAAGATCTTGCCAGATAGAAATCTTAATATATATTTGACTTCCTTTTTGTCACAGATGTATTATCAAGAGCTGTTCTTAAAATTATCTCACCTTTTAATGTTGGAAACAAAAGCTGTTTTCTTCCTGACCTAGTTCACTTTTGAAAACTCAATATAATATTCAGTCAAATGCTTTGAATTTAACACTTCTGTTTCTCTTGTTGTCAATacacttttctttttatgttcctTTGTTAACAGAGTCAATTAGCTGAGGTAGTAGCCTAGTTTTATATTGAGATACTTTTTGTGCATTCTTCTGTTTTATATTTCTGGTTATAGATATATAGAGATACCGGTATAGATATAAATTTACTagcaagtttgttttttttaatagcagcttctttagtttaaaagaaacataaaagaaatatcattatgtttaaaaattgaGAATCTAAAACTTTGAACAAATGGATTTGTTTAATTCtttatcatttgttttgtttcagttatCAAATTCTAAAAGAAACAATGCAGTGCTCAAACAATCACAAATTTTGTCattcatgtttgtttgtatggtCAACAACTGGACAATATGCTAATCGAATTCGGTGCCCAGTGTGTAGGACTCACGGCTATTATTTTCGGAACAATGACATTGATGAGCGCATTGGAGCTAAAAAAGTCAAGTGTTTAATGGAATCATGTAGTTGGACTGGTTTGCTAAAATATTTGGGATCTCACCGCCATACAACATACAGTGACCCCAATGCTCAAGGAAGTGAGGAAGGAAGTAGCAGTGTGACTTCTATGCCCCGGCTTGCTCAAGCTTCTCCTCGTATTCCATCGTCAAACACATCAAGGTTTGTTGGAACAGGGTTAACCACCCAGGGCAATCAAGAAGTACATCCCACTCCAAGATATTCCCTTTTCCCGAATGCTACTCTTTCCAGGGATAGTCCCAGCTCATTAAGCAGTACTAGCCAAGAAACTGTTGTTGAAATTCCTCGGCGTTCAAATGCTGCAACAAATACCAGATACAACAATAGGGCCCCTTTGCGTAGAGTGCCAAATGTTAGGGCTTCCATCAACAGTCGCATAACATTTAATCACTTTGGTCCTACTACTgacaataacaataatttaGAGGATGAATCACCTCCCTTAACGGATAGATCCTCAACTGTAGGGGAGACTGCTGATAGTTCTGCAACTGTCAATGCCGGTGGTCATACGCCTAGACCACCGTCTGGACCAAGAACAACTACAAACACCAGACGACTCCCAAGATTAGTGAATCCACCACCCCAGCGAAGCCGTTACCAGCCTCCAGAAGCACTAGCCCTGAGCTCTCGTGCAAGGCCAAGACCCCAAGAAAATCTTGTAGAGATTCGAGACAGTCTTAGGGAGAGTAGAAGTAGGCTGGATAGCTTAATGAGCACCTTCTCAGGTGAGCTGGACAGCAGCCGACAAGAGATGATAGATTTTCAACTAGAGAGAGAACGCCAGCGAAGAGAACAGCTTGAAGAAGTCCGAGAGCTAGGCCAAAGGCTTGGTCAAGTAGCTTCTGAGCTTCGACGTCTTCTAGAGCATCGACGTTTTATTACTAGCTTCAGCGATAATGATGACGATGAGAATGAAAATGATATATAGCTCTATTACAGATTTCGTTGCAGAAAAGTAAGAAACGTATACTTTAACCACAAGAATATCTTTTATAATGAatctgtttattaaaaaaaaatgttgctgaCTTATTTTCATCTTCTGATATTTTAAAGCAAGAgcagattttttgtttagaactcAATTCAAACATTCTGCAGTATTACTCTTAGTCAGATTGCATCACTGTTATTCATAATGTTTTGATAGGATAATTACATACAGCTTGTGATTttgttaaaatctttttttttcaatataaaacatatttaactttttttttccctttttttttctggaattGTTGTCTCATTTTAATTaactattccttttttttttttaaatttaatgttgattTGAATTATTACCAgttatttgtgtttttgttaATTTAACTTACGACCATTccattctatttcattttagtctttcattgatttttatttataagtatttgtaaatattctGTGCACGCAGTTTAATATGTTATTTGTAAATAGCACATTGCAATGAACAGTATTGTTTTGATGTGATCCTATATACAGTACTATTTGAGGGTGATGCCCAAACAGCTCTGGTAAGTTGTGGAATGTATTTTATGAAAGTACTGCAGCATCATAATGCTACAATTTAAAGTCCTATAGTTCAAGCTTGAATAAGGAGTAAAGAAATTAAGGGTTAATTTTTGTGATTCAAATTATTGAAGTATTGAAAGATGCAGGCATCATGCAGTGTTGTTTAGTATGTAGGCTAGTGCTGTGATAGTAACACTGGGATTTTCATTTTGGCTTGAAGGTCTGAACTGAACTTAGATAACTTGAACTACCTCTAAATGAGGAGTTGGCCCCAACTTAAAGTGGATTGatcattgtactggccacacaACATTTAAGTTAGACGGTTGGACACCATCAAATAAACTCAACATCAACCTTACAGATCTGTATCATGGCTTATCTGGAAGAGCCAGAGTAATTTAGACCCAGTTATTGCCAAGTGGATGACTGCACAATTCAAATGTTATGAAGATTAAGGACGAGTGCtgtgtgacctacatattttgtcacttcCAACACCACTAAGCTGCTGCCTGCAAAGGATCGATTTAAGTTTttgttacatcatctgcacgtGTCTTCAATGTTGGCTTTGCTTTGTATATGCAGCAGTCTTGGTCAACATTCTCTAGCAGTCTCTATCAGAAGCTAGTTTCTGCTTAGTTATGCATCAATAGATATAAACAGACATAAAAAAGTATAAAGTTCGAAGTCAATAATGCTATAGGAATAGGCAAGAATATTTTGagacattaaatattattggATGAATTTTAAACCTTTTCTGAGTACATTATTATTCACTTGATGATATCATTAATTAGAGGCATTAAGCATGCTTGATGTTATTTATAGCAACATTATTTTTAAGTTACTAATACTCAAAAAAatcctttcaattttttttcaaagattgaAACGTACCTGGTGGATGACAGGGTAACACTTTCTCCAGCATTCCAGATCTATACTATTTCAAAGCTgatgtctacatttttttttggtgctaaAATAGAGTTTTAAGAGCAAATTATAATAGCTACTGAAATAGTATTCTTAAAACCCAATAACaattcccccaccccccacacacatcTTCTTTGAAAgaagaatgagagaaaaaaattatttcaatcttGGCCTGCTTGTCTTGTACACCTTGAGTTTATCTGCCCTTATTGTAATCATAGGATACCTAAATCTAGTATGCTTTTCTGCACAgagtatagatctacattataagATTCCAGCGTTCAGTTTtaatatcataaaaattaattattttagaattattttttaactttaatcATTCTCTCATAAAACTTGATGCAACTGAATTGGATGTTAGGTGTTACCATTATATAATACAAGTACATCCCAACCAAGTAGTATTAAATTAAGAACTCTGTCACTGAGGACTATATTATGTGCATGAAAGAATAATAGTAAAGAATAGCACACAGCATTTCATATGGACATGGAAGCTGAGCTCTATATGTGCCCCATCTGATGCGGATAATTCTGTTTCCTGTCAGGTGTCCAGTTCGCTTCTCATAATTGGTGCCTTTCTTTACATCTCATTTGTAAGTATGTTAAGCTCTATGTCTGTCtcttttgtttccaagtgttaACTACGTCTTTAAGAGTACGCATGAGATGggtttttaaaatgtgtctGGTGAATGCCTTTGAAACACCATTCTCATTTGAGCCCATTGCGAAGCAATGCCATACATCAATAGTGGTTGTGAAGTCATGCAGTTTAAGGTCCATAGTAAagctcatttatttatttgaactaaagaaaagttaaaaatagcTAAGTTTGTGtaaaactaatgaaaaaaaaacccatcatGGCCAATGCTTAGCTGGGAATTCAAAGTACTGTACTCTTATTAGAGAAGTTCTCTTTCACAGCCTGTGATTAcatattaattacaaataatttctttttaccttaaaatattttatagtacTGGTACTCACAGACTGAAGATTGTGTTTAGCAGTAGAATACAATGAATCTAAAATTTAGAATAAATgtgcaattttatttttgtttcgtgtggaattttaaaaattaatattgctATCTTTAGATTTTAGTTGTGACATTATTTGCTCTAAGTCTTTGAATGTATGccattgtttataaatatatttatacaaaataaatcagAATGCCTGTAACAACATGTTAAATCATCTTTGTATTAGCTCTTTGATAGAATGGAGCTCAAAACTTTGTGATTGATCTACATGtgataatgtttattttatttacaaaatctaTCTTTAATTGTAATCTTGTTGGATCATCTGTCAGAACAGTGCTGTCAAGGATGAATAGAAATAGAATTCATGGaccaacaattatttattattgcatGTGTTTGAAGATGTACATGTTTACAGTCTTGAGGAAGAgtacaagaaacaaaaatttatatatatatatatatatatatatatattgtacttAATTCAACTGTAATTTCTTTGCTCAATAGTTGCTTTAGGTATGTTTATAAATCATCTAGTTTCATCaatgatttatttaattttttatccaATTTcaatttgtgtttttctttcatatgcattccattttatttttactgtttACCATTTATTACAATGGACCTATAGATATTGTACCGGTACGGTTGTTTcgatgtataaacaaagacaagtgaAAATGTGTTAGCTGAATTAAAtggattatattttttatcatcTACCTAAGTCAACATTCAAATTGGTACTCTGTTGCCTAGGCAATGTGAAGGAAAgatacaatttatttatatttttatttattcatttttagaaTTGTTTAAATATTGGGACTATAATCTACATTTCACATTTTTCCAACTAAAAATGAACTTTTTTCTATTAGATTTAAGTGGTACAGGAGTCTGGCTGTTAAAATTTTGTGCACTGAATACAATTTTACAGTTGTAACAtttttgacatttttagaaTTAGTAAAACACAAAGAGTTATTCTAAATCTTTTACGAAACAAATCAGcagattaaaataattttaattttcataaatttGTTTTGCTATTTTTCTTGTGCTGTAAAGTCTGAGCCTGcattaatttccttttttttaaaaaaattcagttgGGATGCATATAGGCAATGATCTTTTGTTGATTACACAACTCTTGGGGGTTGCAAATATTCTATTCGCACTCACGTGAGAAATCAAATCCCCAGTATGTAAGTAATGGGTACAATATGCAATTACTGATATTCCCGGTGCCAAAGTATAGTAAGTGGCCTAGCACATATAATAGGCCCATGCAATTACTGATATTCCCAGTGCCAAAATACAGTAAGTGGTCTAGCACATATATGCAATTACTGATACTCCCAGTGCTAAAGTACAGTAAGTGGCCTAGCACATACAATACTGATAGATCAGTGCCAAAGTAAAGGAAGTGGCCTAGCCCATACAATATGCAATTACTGATAGTCCCAGTGCCAAAGTACAGTACTGGCCTAGGACATACAATATGCAATTACTGACAGTTTCCatgtttcaaaatgttataTGTTCCTTTCTTAGATTAAATTGCATTGACTAAGACATAGTGTAGTAGTAACAGCAGATATAGTCTACGATACTCAGGCCCGGTCTCACAGATTGcgggaccctatgcgaaacggattgcgcggggcctattttGGGTTTTGATAGGcctaaggataataagtgaaaattaagattttgttttagaaaataaattcgtctttgcattctattcatactttactaagtacaaaatcactggcaaattaactttacgagccatctacagcaGATGgtagtttttcaacaaaaagccgataaacattaagatctgatttttaaatttactatctactagcaaaatatcgcttttttagcggcccccgaaaggggaaaagacgctattagttttgtgcgaaatgtctgtccgtccgtcccgtttagatctcgtaaactagaaaagatattgaaaatccgacatcacaatattttagaccattcacagttctgatgcaacggctactttttttttctgaaagcgaaaaatctaatttttaaaattagttatgcaagcagttttttaaagagaaaaagctaattagtatgcattataagttagacctaaattaaaacgattagtaatcttgtaaacttcattttcgtgaactttttctttattgctTTCTTCctttgagcattcgaataatAGATTcgaccttttcaaaacaattacatcaataagacttcagttaggccaggagaggcgcggtagctgagcggtaaagagcttggcttctgaaccggggtccccgggttcgaatcctggtgaagactgggattttcaacttcggaatccttaggcgcctctgagtccacccagctccaatgggtaaaagtaaaggcagttggtcgttgtgctgactacatgacaccatcgttaaccgtaggccacaaaaacagatgaactttacatcatctgccctataaaccacaaggtctaaaaggggaactagttaggccaggttcacatctaactttgcattcacttgcacctatcctttgatctgctgtaccgttggggcactacacaagatctgtcaaccttctttctccattcttatctctcatttgtctatgatataatttcatttggatgttctttctgaaaatattgaagcctgcctggatgaagcacttcgggggccgattttgagtttgtgtttccacacaaactgtctttgtaatcttgttagatctatatttgtatgccagtgactattaaagtaaattaagaatttgaacttattattacatttttatttttgctagttggattggcgttttcccatagacataaataaatatagactggccgataaaagagttttatgaaacgaaaatttgtgacttgcatttctgtgtactttatttatgtctaggagttttgtttaatctctaagactgaagatcatgcaatttttcagaattcggaaatccgaatacaatagatatacatgttttcaagttacatgaagttatttcctttttccagtctatatttatttatgtctatgcgtTTTCCATATAGAATGACACccagaaatgacaattttgtctgtatttaaggagatttccatcagttttcagaagattttaataatttcatgagattttcatgactttttcgtaggcctatattttacaatttcggaagaattccagaaaccctttaatattaagttaaaaggtttattttaataatttacacctagaattcgcgcggagcctatgaaagtgctgggCCGGCGCCTTCGAGGTCACggctgggcccactgcggccgcataggttgcagtggcctaagaccggccctgacgaTACTGTAAATTtgctaaataaaatgattaaaaaaaagggatttgATTTTccaggtttattttttttttaaattacaaaaacaatttttgttttgttttcccagGACAGTGTTGTCTTTAACAAATGCTCATTACATCTTCTCATCAAGTCCAGCCAACTTGCCCAGAACCGTTTCTAATTTCTTCTTCTCTAAATAAACTGTTCTCTTCAACTGAGCTCATGACTGGGCTTCCCTCTTCTGCTTggtgaaagttgtttttttttcaatcatacacacacacaattaacgCTCACTTCCTGTATTGAATGGTTCACGTGACGTGCATGGCTTGTAACTGAACAAGTTTCAAAAAGTGGTGCCGCAACAAAATGATACTTTATACATAGAACCAGGTGATCAAAATCAGAATCATAATTTGTTGCCGATTTGCCGCTAGCTTACTAAATGAAGATGTAGCTTTTATTGTTGTTTGCTCAACATAAAGTGCAGGACctttggattaaaaaaaaataaaaaaattcaattttgtttctttatgctctaaaaaaaacaactttttcacAGTGAAATtcaagtatatagatctaggttcaGATAGTTAACCTCAAATTTAACTTAGTTTAGACACAATTTAACTTAGTTCAACCACAATCATTACTAAACATCCAGAGAATACAACCACACGCTTTCCAAGTGCAAGGTAAAAGTTAACATAATGAGGGCTTGGTGTTTCATTAAGGTTACGTGAACCAATTAGGAAAACTTTCAAATCATCAGCACTTACAACTTTCAAAACGAGGCTTAGCTCTGTTTCTTCTCCCAATGTAATTTTCTCCCACTACCGGCATATCAATTTAGTAGTGGCCcagtgttacggtcgtagcgcagcatggtgtgCATGAATAAAGGTGCGAaattgtgtaatgaatggaagggatgttaaaaaggggaagccgggagaaattgacaggaagagaaatgaaatgttcgtatttacagAACtggttgtaatattaaagtatttatagagtaataacctgagagtctattattatttcgaagagtcttgtgtcgtaacatcCAGTAATGAAAAACTTTGCTGCGAGTTTCAAGCTGAAATACCAAAAGAGGATGTAATTTTAAAGaatggattcttttttttttttggtgattgAGAGTTGTTGGAGAAACTAAAGGTCTCGTTAGGTCCGTGCAATTGCGTAGTATGGGTTTAGACTTGCATCACAGTGATTCAAAATTCAAACCTTGCCCGTTTCCATTTCTTGCCACCCTGAAATATTTTGGAACACATACGTAATTATATAGTCTTCCTTTGTGAAGAAACTTATAAGACAATCGTTGGCCAATCTCGTTGACCTTGTTTACAAACAGATAAACCAAACATCATTTGCTCCATGGACCTCTTTGCTCCTAGGTCTCAATATtatctttaaaacaacaacaactgaatgTATAGACCTATGTAAAGAGAAATATACATTATATAATCGTAATCAGAATTAACCATGTTTATTTTTCTAAGTAGGCATACTGtctggttctgaaacatggagagcAACTgagataacaacaaaacaagtttagaccttcatcaacagttGTCTGggaaatatctttaaaaaaaacaatactggttatgacaaaatagaaaacaccaaactgtgggagatgggtGGGCAGAGAGATATTGAGGTtcagatcttagagagaaagtgcTCATGGAGATGGactggtcacacccttagaaaagataccaacagcAGAGCTAGACAAGCCTCAGAGTGGAACCCTCCAGGGCACAAGACGAAGGACCAAAAAAGAACATGGCTATGCTGTGCACTAGTTGAAGCCGaaaggacaggaaagagcttggaagccattaaaaaattagcaagagaccgtggagaatGGCGtatttttactgaggccctatgttccacgaggaacgcaTAGGAAAGATTATGATGATTTTTCTAAGTGATTATTAATCAGTTGGATCCCAGAACTAGAATGTTTTCATATCTAGTGtttcagatttaaaaaacttgGTCTATTATGATAAGGTTTAAACACCCCTCCTTCACACTAGTGATTATGGCTCTACGGCAAccgaccaaacctacccatgccacgtatgcggccgttCTTTTAAAGCGAGTTGGACTTAACAGTCCTCTTCGAGTTCATAGGAtttgagaaatgtgctcatcttcgatcacgaaggaggaacTATATATGGCATGACCACTATGCTTTGACGAGGACTAGCTTAGTGATTACAAAAACACTTCTAGCTTACCAAGATCATTCTTCAGTTGCATTTTGAATTCAAAATGTCTGGTCCCTGATGTTGCAAGTCTAGTTCTTACACGTAAGTAGTTCTCTGTTGATTTACCAAACACAGGTCCAATGTTTGCATTCGAACATTGAAAATGATGCTGCAAATGTATATATTACAAAAGTGTGATCACTGAATGGCATATTATGGAACATTGCTTATAGATTTTCATATAGTGATAACAtcttctaataaaataaaataaaggtttcttgaagatttgctccagaAATTTGCAATAGTTATAAATATAGCCTACTAGATATCTTCTATTTATCTCTTTTCTACTGGCTAACTGCAGTGATAATAGGTTACAGACACAATATCTTCATCACTGTGGCTGTCCTCCTCTGCTAGGTTAGCATTGTGTCTATTTTTGCTAATtttaaaccagtggttccccttttttttttcttttgcagaaATTTCATGTGGACACTTTCCTTTTTGATGATTCTTACCGCATTTGATACACAATGTAGATGAAGTAATAGTTTATAGGCTAATGATCCCAAACCACTGGAGCAAATCTTCAAAAAACCTTTATGGTCCGCACCAATGAGGATAAAGAACATGCAAATGAGACTACAGTGGAATAATCTGAAATTCTGTTACAAAACGAAAACGCTTATCTCCGCCACTGCAATAGCACATGCACCATATGTTACATAGAGTGGTAAACAATCCAACGAGATTTATGTTACACAGAGTGGTAAACAATCCAAAGAGATTAATGTTACACAGAGTGGTAAACAAGCCACAGACATTAATGTTACACAGAGTGGTAAACAAGCCAAAGAGATTAATGTTACACAGAGTGGTAAACAAGCCACAGACATTAATGTTACACAGAGTGGTAAACAAGCCAAAGAGATTAATGTTACACAGAGTGGTAAACAAGCCACAGACATTAATGTTACACAGAGTGGTAAACAAGCCACAGACATTAATGTTACACAGAGTGGTAAACAAGCCAAAGAGATTAATGTTACACAGAAAGGTAAACAAGCCACAGACATTAATGTTACACAGAGTGGTAAACAAGCCACAGACATTAATGTTACACAGGGTGGTAAACAAGCCAAAGAGATTAATGTTACACAGAGTGGTAAACAAACCAAAGAGATTAACTCTTAACTGAAGGGACTTTGATCATTGAACTGTCACTTACTCTGATAAATGGATTTATTAATTGAAGAATAGAGATGGTATATACATGTACATTTACACACTAGGGCAACAGTGCAACGAGGCTTGTGTTTACATGAAAACGAAGTTCCTAATAAGTCTTCCCCCATAAACACGTGTTAAATACAGTCCTACTGTGCAGTAATTTTTAGTTACATCAATATTTAAGAAAATTCGAAAATTCAATACTATAATCTATAAAGGACATCTATTTCTTTAGccaagggtgtcatatggccagcacaacgaccaaaccgcctttattttccccaataaagtcaggtaccctttagagttgggtggactcagaggcgtcctaaaaatcccaaaattccagtctttacAGAGATTCGAAGCCACGACCCCaggccactcagccaccgagctCCCCTGCCTTCATCATaatcagtttaatttcaaaatcaGAGAGATTTAAACTTTCTAGGGTTGATAAAGATTAATAGAATCTACATCGTAAAAGAGACTTTTATATATACTTTGGGCATTTTCATACGTAtcgggaaagaaaaaaattctttcgTTAGATTTTTTATGTAGTGTGCtgattagctttgtttttaaaaaggttgaTGATACTTTATGTGCACTTTTTAacattacaaaattaaatgttCTAAGCGCTTCCGtttgtagcacaaaataattttaatgggGAGGAagcattcttatcttatcttataaaatacagacgttactttaaaaaagaaatgaatacgtcctaggcgtcatgcatgttaaacaatgaactaaattctgccaagtcattggtttcctgGCTtactcaggcaatccattccatgctctaatagcactagggaagaaggatcatttgtacaaatttgtcctagcatatgggatctttgtgtctttctgagtattttattagattttgtttttgtacttgAAGATGTTCAGTGTCACTCTATGacttaaagtttattttaaaaacaaatgggcaactaaAAAGCGGTACTAAGGGATTTGGCACGCTTtgttataataaggcttgtcttcgagttcgaagattaattaatgaggaatgcagtatttcccgtggctacgcagccccagctgtgacctacatatttagcaacATCTTACGCAGGCATAACCATATACAATACCATATTGCCTaacatgtttaaaataaattagctcaattctttttattttgttggcaaAAATGAAGTTCAATCAAGCATCCGTGGCATTGTTAAGTTTTTCGTATAGGCCTAAATCTCCAATCagggggcgtagctaggaattttccatcgtttgggggccctgACCTCTTAGGGGGCCATTGCATTTTGAGTagtatttaacttttaatgtaaaaaacactaatttggtcccccctcaagtgggggcccggggaggggggattttccatcgtttgggggccctgACCTCTTAATGGGCCATTGCATTTTCAGTAGTATTTaactttaaatgtaaaaaacactaatttggggccccctcaagtgggggcccgggggattttctaatttccccccccctcactcTAGCTACGCCTTTGTCTCCAATAGTCTATTCAACGATTTCTATTCTATGAACTATGAAGTCCACAGTTTAAGCTGTatatgcttttaattaatgGTCTTCAAGACACTTACATTGGTGTTTTTGTCATCGCTGATGTAGATGTCAATACCACATTCGTTAAATTTGATGCTCTCTAGAACATACTGAATCTTGCGAGTGACGTCAGTTTTCACTAAAACCTCACAGCGGTCACGGCCAGGCATGGCATTGCTTAGCGGCAGTGAAAACACGACAGCTGTGTCATTCTTGTCCTTAAGAAAATAGCCATCCACTGTGTCACACCCAGGTCCCTG
This genomic stretch from Biomphalaria glabrata chromosome 4, xgBioGlab47.1, whole genome shotgun sequence harbors:
- the LOC106077903 gene encoding uncharacterized protein LOC106077903; the encoded protein is MSSAEESLMALLEAMLTLAARNAPARPPKPQVKAGGHQEEHFVDLTEDEREEFSCNICYQILKETMQCSNNHKFCHSCLFVWSTTGQYANRIRCPVCRTHGYYFRNNDIDERIGAKKVKCLMESCSWTGLLKYLGSHRHTTYSDPNAQGSEEGSSSVTSMPRLAQASPRIPSSNTSRFVGTGLTTQGNQEVHPTPRYSLFPNATLSRDSPSSLSSTSQETVVEIPRRSNAATNTRYNNRAPLRRVPNVRASINSRITFNHFGPTTDNNNNLEDESPPLTDRSSTVGETADSSATVNAGGHTPRPPSGPRTTTNTRRLPRLVNPPPQRSRYQPPEALALSSRARPRPQENLVEIRDSLRESRSRLDSLMSTFSGELDSSRQEMIDFQLERERQRREQLEEVRELGQRLGQVASELRRLLEHRRFITSFSDNDDDENENDI
- the LOC106058050 gene encoding uncharacterized protein LOC106058050, coding for MSCLYLQGTFCYIGLVPILFSLLSLVDGAKNYSVDLQGPGCDTVDGYFLKDKNDTAVVFSLPLSNAMPGRDRCEVLVKTDVTRKIQYVLESIKFNECGIDIYISDDKNTNHHFQCSNANIGPVFGKSTENYLRVRTRLATSGTRHFEFKMQLKNDLGPALYVEQTTIKATSSFSKLAANRQQIMILILITWFYV